The DNA segment TCGGGGAGGGACGGGCGGCGCCGTCGGGCGCGGATTTGAGAAACGAGGCAGTAGCGGCCGAACTGGTAGACGCCGTGCCCATGGGGCGGGGGGTCTGCGCTGCGGGCTTGCTGGGCAGGGCGCTGCGCTCCGGCCGACCGGAAGCGGCCTTGCCCGGGGTGGTCTTGGGCGACTCGCCTGCTTTTTCCAGCAGGGAATTGGCGAGTTCTTCCAGCTTGGGTGCCAGTACCCGGTCGGTCAGGGTCTTGACGGCCAGCGTGCCCAGGGTGGCGACGAGGGCGCCGCCCACACCGCCCACACCCCCCTTGTCGGACTTCTGGGCCTTGATCAGCGCCTGCTGGTGCTTGACCGGGCTCTCGGCATCCACGTAGATCTTCTTGCTGCGCCGGAACTGCCGCCCGATCACCAGGCCAATCACGGCGCCCACCGCAGACGCGCCGCCCAGCAGCTTGGCCGGTTCCTTCTGCATCTGCAGCTGCAGGTTGGCACGGTCGGCCAGCGCGTCAATGCTCTCCTTCAGGCGCTCACGGGCTTCTTCCCGCTCGGTCCGGGGATTCATGTAATCGTAGTCGGCCATCAACTTTCACCCTTGCCCTTTTTGATGTCTTCCTGATAGGTGGGATCGGTGCTGACCCGAATGCCCGGCGCGTCCTTCAGGACCACGGGGTTTTGCAGCGCGGGGTCATGGTGATGATCATCCGTTCGGATACCCGGCTCGGCGCGGTTCGCTGCCGGCACCTCGCCCCGGTCCAGCTTCTCGTTAAGGGTGTTGCCGTACATCTGCGCGCGGCCATCGGCCTCACTCTCGTACACCGGCACGGTGGAGGTGCCGCCCTCTACCCGCACGGTGGCCCGTTTGGGGTCCTCACTGACAAAGCGGTTTTCTCCGGCAGGGTACAGCCCCGGATCGCGCGGCACTTCCACCGAGGCCCGCACGGTGTGGCCGGGTCCGGAAGTGTTGTCCCGGCTGGGATCAATGCGGCCCGTATTATGCGTGGCGTCCAGGCGGCCCTCGGAGGCGGGCCGGGGCGGCTGCGCCACGGCCTGGGTACCGGTCGCTCCCGCCGTGGCGGTACCAAACTGCTCCTCACGGCGTTTGCGGGCGGCCTGCTCGGCCTGATACTGGGCTTCCAGACGCTCGTCCTCGGTCATGGGTCCGGTCTTGTGGGCGTGCGGCTCTTCGGTCTCCACCTCGGCGCCCAGCTTGCGAATTCCCATCATGACCATCACCGCCGTGACCACCAGGCTGAACAGCGCGATCAGCAGGGCGGCGGCCCACGCTCCCAGACCCAGACGCATCAGGCCATAGAACACGAACAGAATCAGGAAGACCAGCGCCAGAATCAGCGGCCCGGTGGCCGCCAGCAAAAACACCACGCCCAGGCCCTTGGCCTTGGCCACCGCGCTCAGCCGGCGGATGATGGCGTTGATCTCGGATTTTACGAGGGTGACGCCCGCATCGAACACGTCGACGAGCGCTCCTCCCATACTCTTGCGTTCTTCCATGCCTTCCTCCGGGAAACGGCCCCACGCCTCACTTCAGGCGGCGTGAACAGACAGGCCAGATGTTGCCCAGCATAATGATTTCTGTGACCCCCCGGCCCCAGATGCAAGAAAACCTGAACCCAGACGTTCGCGGTGGGCCGCGCTTGACCCTCGCCCAGCGCAGCAATTCCGGGGAAATCACGGCGCGCGGATATGCGCTGTGGCGCGCGCGTTCGCTGTCGCTGCTCAGCGGTGTGCCCTTCGGGCTGGACCGCGAGGCGCGGCTGTTCCGGGCGCTGTGCCGGCCCCAGCCGGGCGAGCAGTGGCTGGATGCGGGGACCAGTGCGGGCTTCTACGCGGGCGTGCTGGCCCGCGCGGGCTGCCGGGTGCTGGCCGCCGATCTCAGCGCCCCGATGCTGCGCGAGGCGGCCCGGCGCGAGACCAGCCCACAGATCGACTGGGCGCTGATGAATCTGGAAGCCAGCGAACTGCCCGGCGCCAGCTTCGATGGCATCACCGTGGGCGCGACCCTCAACGAAACGCACGATCCGGCGCGTTTTCTGGCTGAACTGGCCCGCCTGCTGCGGCCCGGCGGTCAGCTGTGGCTGATGTACGTACCGCGCACGGGCGGCCCCCTGCAGGCCCTGCTGTCGCGCCCGGCGCTGGGTGGGCTGAATTTTCCCGACCCCGCGTGGGTGGCCCGCCAGCTGCCCGGCTGCTCACTGGTGGATGGCCTGGGCATGGGTGCGGTCCGGTTCGGACGGTACCTGAAAACCTGACCCCCGGTCGCTGGCCCTGGCCCCCAGCGGATTTCCGCACCATTCCGCATCTGTGAGAAACTGCATCTGTAAGAATACGTGACTTTCTTCCGTGTTCCACCGCCTAGACTCGGCAACAAGGAATCAACCGTGACCAACGTGACGCTCTCCTCCTCAGACCAACCGCCCCTCCAGGCGGTGGCGTACTGCCAGAGGGTCACGCAGGAACACAGCAAAACCTTCTACCTGGGATCACGCTTCTTTCCGCTGCGCCAGCGCCAGGCGGTGTGGGCGGTGTACGCCGCGTGCCGGGACGGCGACGACATCGCCGACGACACCGGCACCGGGGACGCCGTTACCGAAGCGCAGCTGAACGACTGGTGGCAGCGCGTGCAGGCGGCCTTTGCCGGGCGCGGGGGCCCGCATCCGGTGGACACGGCGCTCGCGTGGGCCGCCCGGACCTACCCCATTCCGCTCTCGGCCTTTGCCGAACTGCACGAGGGCCTGCGCATGGACCTGCGCTGCCACGTCTACCGTGACATGGATGACCTCACGCTGTACTGCCGCCGGGTGGCGGGCGTGATCGGGTTCATGATTGCGCCCGTCAGCGGCTACAACGGCGGCGAGCAGACCCTTCACCACGCGCTGATGCTGGGGCAGGCCATGCAGCTCACCAACATCCTGCGTGACGTGGGCGAGGATCTGGAACGTGGACGCGTTTACCTGCCCCAGAGCCTGCTGGACCGCCATGGCGTGTCGCGCGCCGATCTGGAGCGCGGCGAGGTCACGCCGGAATACTGCGCGCTCGTTACCGAACTCAGCACCCTGGCCCGTCGGTGGTACGCCGAGGGCCGGGTGGGCATTCCGATGCTGCATGGCAGCGCCCGGCTGGCTGTGGCGGCGGCGGCGCGGGCCTACGAGGGCATTCTGGATGATCTGGAGCGCTCGGGCTATGACAATTTCCGGCGCCGCGCCCATGTCAGCGGCCCCCGCAAACTGCTGATGCTGCCGCGCGCATGGTGGGAACTGTGCGCGGCCACGCCCCTCGGTCCGCGGGCCTGAACTGCCACTCTTCCCCACCCGCCCAGCCGCCTGCACTGCAGGACCCGACTCCCAGTTCTCCACGCACACCGCTTCGGCGGGAGGTTAACCACGCATGACTGCATTCCCCACGTCCCCTGACCTCAAGTCGCCCCGCGCCTGCGGACGCAAGACCGCCGTGATCATCGGCTCGGGCATCGGTGGCCTCTCGCTGGGCATTCGCCTGCAGAGCCTGGGCTTTGACACCACCATCCTGGAACGGCTGGACGCTCCGGGGGGCCGCGCCTACCAGAAGCGCACCGACGACGGTTACGTGTTCGATATGGGCCCGACCGTGATCACGGTGCCCCATTTCATCGAGGAGCTGTTCGCGTCGGAACGCGACAGGGCCATGCTCGCCGAACCGGATTACCCGCCCCACACCCTGGCCGAGGGAGCGCGCGTGAAGACCGGCGAGAGCGGCGGTCCCCGCACCCGCGAATACGTGCAATTGGTGCCGATTCTGCCCTTCTACCGCATCTATTTTGATGACGGCACCTTCTTCGATTACGACGGTGACCCGGACAGCACCCGCCGTCAGATCGCGGAACTGGCCCCCGAGGACCTGGAAGGCTACGAACGCTTTCACGAGGACGCCCGCGCCATTTTCGAGCGCGGCTTCCTGGAACTCGGCTATACCCACTTTGGCGACGTGGCGGCCATGCTGCGGGTGGTGCCGGACCTGATGCGCCTGGACGCCGTTCGCACGCTGTTCTCGTTTACCAGCAAATATTTTCAGAATCCCAAGATGCGGCAGGTCTTTTCGTTTGAGACGCTGCTGGTGGGCGGCAACCCCCTGAGCGTGCCGGCCATCTACGCCATGATCCACTTTGTGGAGAAAACCTGGGGCATCCACTACGCCATGGGCGGCACCGGAGCGCTGGTCCGCGCGTTCGTGCAGAAATTTGAGGAACTGGGCGGCCAGATTCGCTACGGCGCGGGGGTCGAAGAGATCCTGGTCCGCGACCGCCGGGGCCAGCCGGTGCGCCGCCCGGTGGGTCAGCGGACTGCCCGTGGGGTGCGGCTTGAAGGCGGCGAGGAACTGCACGCCGATATCGTCGTGAGCAACGGCGACTGGGCCAACACCTATCTCAAGCGCGTTCCCGCCGCGGCCCGACTGGTCAACACCGACGTGCGCGTCAAGGCGGCCCGCCAGAGCATGAGCCTGCTCGTCATCTACTTCGGCTTCCGTGACGATCCGGACCGCCCGCTGCAGCTGCGCCACCACAACATCATCCTGGGGCCGCGCTATGAGGCGCTGCTCACCGAGATTTTCGGGGACAAGGTGCTGGGCCAGGACTTTAGTCAGTACCTGCACGTGCCCACCCTGACCGACCCCAGCCTGGCCCCCCCCGGCCACCACGCCGCCTACACGCTGGTCCCTGTGCCCCACAACGCCAGCGGCCTGAACTGGGAGGTGGAGGGACCGAAGCTGGTGGAGCGCGTATACACCTTTCTGGAAGAGCGCGGCTACATCCCGGACCTGCGCGCACGCCTCACGCACAGCGAGTTCATCACGCCCGACTACTTTGCCGGCACACTGGACAGCCACCTGGGCAACGCCTTCGGCCCGGAGCCGATCCTGGCCCAGAGTGCGTACTTCCGTCCGCACAACCGCTCGGAGGACGTGGGCAACCTGTACATGGTGGGAGCGGGCGCACAGCCCGGCGGCGGTACCCCCAGCGTGATGATGTCGGCCAAGATGACGGCCCGCCTGATCGCTCAGGACTTCGGCATCCACCCGGACGTGCGCGACGGAGTGCCCGGCTCCGCTCCGGAACACGAGGCGGCGCCGCAGACCGGGGCAGCTGGAGCCGCCGACTGACCCCGTTCCCACCGGGACACGCGCTACGCTGCTCTGAGCCCCCGACGCCCACCCCTTCTCAGGGCCGCCTATTCTGCTTCCCGACCGCTCTTCCAGAAGCCTGAGGCAGTACGCTGCGCCCTGAACCGCTCCTTCCTTCCCCCCCGAGGTACTCCATGACGACCATCCAGAACGATCCCGTGACCCGCAGCCAGGCCTACTTTGACGGCGGCTGGCACACCACGCCCCGGACCTTCGAGGTGTTTCACCCCGGCAACGGCCAGAGCATCGGCGCGGTGGCCGACTGCACGGCGGACGATGCCCGGCGGGCCATTGACGCCGCCGAGATCGCCCTGAAGGAATGGCGCGCGGTCAATCCCTACGTGCGCGGTCAGATCCTGCGCCGCTGGAACGACCTGATGCTCGCTCACAAGGAAGAGCTTGCCCGGCTGATGACCCTGGAAATGGGCAAGCCGATCACCGAGACGCGCGGCGAGGTGCATTACGCCGCCTCCTTCATCGAGTGGTGTGCCGAGGAAGCAGGACGCATCGCCGGAGAGCGCATTCCCATGCGCTTTAACCACAAGCGCGGCTTTTCCAATGCCGAGCCGGTGGGCATCGTGTACGCCGTGACTCCCTGGAACTTTCCCGCCGGCATGATCACGCGCAAGGCGGCCCCCGCGCTCGCCGCCGGGTGCGTGATGATTCTCAAGCCCGCCGAGCAGAGCCCCATGACCGCGCTGTATCTGGCCGAGCTGTGGCTGGAAGCAGGCGGCCCCGCCAACACCCTGCAGGTGCTGCCCACCAACGACGCCCCCGCCTTCACCGCACCGTTCATGGAAGACCGGCGTGTGCGCAAGCTGACCTTCACCGGGTCCACGGCGGTGGGGCGCCTGCTGTACACCCAGGCTGCCCAGACCATCAAGCGCGTCTCGCTGGAACTCGGCGGGCACGCTCCCTTCCTGATCTTTGCAGACGCCGACCTGGACAAGGCGGCCCGCGAGGTGGTGGGCAGCAAGTTCCGCAACGCCGGACAGACCTGCATCAGCACCAACCGGGTGTACGTGCAGCGCGAGGTGGCCGGGGAATTTACCCGCCTGCTGACCGAGAAGACCGCCCGGCTGACCCTGGGCGATCCCCTTCAGGACGGCACGGGGGTCGGTCCGGTGGTGGAACAGGCCGGACTGGACAAGGTGAAGGCGCAGGTGGCCGACGCCCTGCAGCGCGGCGCGAAGGCGACCACCGGCGGCGAGGCCACGGGCGGCCTGTACTTTCAGCCCACCGTCCTGACCGATGTTCACCCCGATTCGCTGATTCTGCGCGAGGAAACCTTCGGGCCGGTGGCCCCGGTGGTCGTGTTCGACACCGAGGAAGAGGGACTGCGCCTCGCCAACGACTCCGAGTACGGACTGGCCGCCTACGCCTACACCTCTGATCTGGGCCGGGCATGGCGTTTGGCCGAGGCGCTGGAATACGGCATCGTGGGCATCAACGACGGCACGCCCAGCAACGGCGCTCCCCAGGTGCCCTTTGGCGGCATGAAGAACAGCGGTGTGGGCCGGGAAGGCGGGCACTGGGGTCTGGACGAGTACCTGGAAACCAAATTCATCAGCATGGGCGTCTGAAGCGGCTTAAGGAATGGGAAGGTAGGGATCGGGCGGCCGGTGCCTGAACGTTCCCGGAAGCGTGGGCCGGGCGGCGGGTTGATAAGGTAGGAGGCCTGATGACCCTCTGGCCTCTGCCCGGCAACCTCCCTCTCCCCCGGCCTCCGGCGACCGCCCAGCCCGCGCCTGTGGCGGTGACTCCATGAGCGGCGGCTTGGTGGCGCTGCTCGACGACGTGGCGGCCATCGCTAAACTGGCCGCCGCCTCTATTGACGACATCGGGGCGGCGGCGGGCAAGGCCGGCGTTAAGGCGGTTGGGGTGGTCGTGGACGACACGGCCGTCACGCCCCGGTATGTCACGGGCTTTACCCCCGAGCGCGAACTGCCGATCATCTGGCGCATTGCCCGGGGATCGCTGCGCAACAAGGTCGTGTTTATCCTGCCGGCCGCGCTGCTGCTCAGCCAGTTTGTGCCGTGGATCATCACCCCGATCCTGATGCTCGGCGGAGCCTACCTGTGTTACGAGGGGGCCGAGAAGCTGTACGAGGCGGTCTCGGGCCACCACGACACCCCGGACGCTGGGGTCGCCACGCTGTCCGGCCCGGCCCACGAGGAAAAGATGGTGGCAGGCGCCATCCGCACCGATTTCATCCTCTCGGCGGAGATCATGGCGATCTCCCTGGCCGAGGTCACCAACGAGCCCTTTGTCTCGCGGGCGCTGATCCTGGTGCTTGTGGCCCTGCTGATCACCGCGCTGGTGTACGGCGTGGTGGCCCTGATCGTGAAAACCGACGACTTCGGCCTGAAACTGACCCAGAGCGACTCCGGCGCGGCCCGCTCGGTCGGACGCGGACTGGTCAAGGGCATGCCGGTGGTGATGGCGGCGCTGTCGGTGATCGGCACGGCGGCCATGCTGTGGGTGGGCGGGCACATCCTCACCGGCGGGCTGGAGGAGTTCGGGTTCGGGTGGCCGGCCCACACCCTGCATGACCTTGCCCTGAGCGCCGGCCACGCGGTGCCCGCCTTTGCCGAGGGCACGGTGGAGTGGCTGGTTGAAACCCTGGGGTCGGCGCTCGTGGGCATTCTGGTGGGAGGCCTGATCGTGGCCGTCATGCAGTTGCGTCCCCGCCGGGCCAATGCCCACTGAGCGCCCCGCCTAGGAGCGCTGGAGCAGCCAGTCCAGAATGGCCTGCCGGATCTCGGCGCGTGGCCGGTCATTGAGCAGCTCATGGTAGCCGCCCTCCTGAGCAATCAGGGTCTTATCGGCGCTGGCAATGGTCTCTATGAACCGCTGGCTGCCGCTGGGATCGGTGATGGTGTCGGCGGTGCCGTGGACGACCAGGGTCGGCAGCCGCCACGACGCATACTGCGGCCACAGCTTCTGGCTCAGCCCCAGCATGGTTGCAGCGCTCAGGGCTGGAACCTTGCCGTGATACACCAGCGGATCCGCCTTGTACGCCGCCACTTCTTCGGGCAGGCGCGACAGTCCGTCGGTGTCCAGCTGGGTGGTGGGGGCCGCAGGAGCGATCCTGGCGAGCAGCGGAGCCAGCCTGCGCACCAACGGCGGATTGTTCTGACCGACGAGCAGAGAAGGGCTGGACAGAATCACTCCGCTGAGGCCGCGTGGGTCGCGGGCGGCGCTGGCCGCCGTGATCAGGCCCCCCATGCTGTGGCCCAGCGCAAAGACCGGCTGGTCCTGATCGTCGCCGGGGCGGGAACGCAGCGTCTCACGCGCTTTCAGGTGGTCTTCCACCAGCAGGTTCATGTCGGCCACCGCCCGAGGTCCCTGCGAGTGGCCGTGACCGCGCTGGTCGTAGGCATACACGCTGAAGCCGCTGGCGACCAGGGTGGGAATCAGGGCGTAATAGTGGTCCACATACCGCGCCGCGTACTCGCCGAATCCGTGGGCAATCAGCACCGCGCCGCGCGGATGCGGCGCAGCCCAGAGATAACCGTTGACCGGCGCACCGGGCACCTTCCATTCCTGACTTTGCATGCGTCAGAGTGTAGCGTCCTCTAAAGCCTGTCTAAATTCTGCTCAGAACGGCGCTTCCGGCGGGGGCGGCAGACTGAGCGGCATGGCAGATATTGCGAGAAAAGCAGATGCACAGTGGATGGGCGACCTGAAGCACGGCAAGGGCAACATCAGCACCGAGAGCGGAACGGTCAGCAATGCCCAGTACTCCTTCGGCACCCGTTTTGAGAACGGTACCGGCACCAACCCCGAGGAACTGCTTGCCGCCGCGCACGCCGGCTGCTTCACCATGCAGCTGTGCGCCATTCTCGCGGGCCACGGCCACGATCCCCAGGACGTGCGGACAGACGCCACCTGCGAGATGGTCAAGGACGGCCCCGGCTTCAAGGTCAGCACCATGCGCCTGAAGGTTCGCGGCAAGGTCGGCAACATTGATCAGGCCGAGTTCGAGAAGCACGTGGCCCAGGCCGCCGATTCCTGCCCCATGAGCCGGGTCATGAAGGGCAATGTGGAGATCGTCCACGAGGCCGTGCTGGAGTAACACAGGGAAGGTGGGGTTCAGACGGCGTACACCTTCCGGGTCCTACCGTGCCCACTTTGTAACCAAAAGAGCGCCTCAGCTTTACCTGAGGCGCTCTTTCTGTATTCCCTATCCCCGTCCCTTCACTGAGCGCAACCCTACGCACATGAGGTCAAGGATTCACTGCAGATGTGCTCCTGCTCAGGGCAGAACGGAATTGATGAACCGCTCTGCGTTGATCCGGCCTTTGCCCAGGTGACCTATCAGGTCCGGTGCGTTAACAGCGTCCACCGGATCGGCAGTCAGGGCGAGCTGATTGGCAACCTTGTTGATCCACTTGGCCCTCTGCCCCGGGGGAAGCTCCCCAAGAGCAAGGGCAATGACGCCGCTGGCAATGGGAGCCGTCATGCTTGTCCCGCTCCAGGCTTCGGTCATGCCCTCCGGTGCCGCCCCCATCATGCCCTCACCCGGAGCCAGCAGTTCCAGCTTCGGACCGTAGGTGCTGAACTCGGAGCGAATGTCGTGCCGGTTCACGCTGCCCACGCTCAGCGACAGGGCCGCCGACGTATCCGAGAGGGTGGCGTAACGGGCGGGTGCGGTGACGCGGCGGTCTCCGGTATTTCCACTGGATGCCACCACGTAGATTCCCTTGGCCGTGGCGCGCTTCACGGCAAGATCAACATCTGTAGACACGTCGGTTCCCACGGACATGTTGATGATCTGGACCTTCTGCGTTATGGCGTAGTCGATGGCCGCAACGATGTCGGCAATCGTGCCGGTGCCGTTGGAAGACAGCACGCGCAGAGGCAGGATCTTGACCTTGGGCGCCACCTGCGTCAGGATGCTCGCCACATTTGTGCCGTGTCCGTATCCCACGAGGCTCGGATCGTTGTAGTTGCCCTCGTCATCGGGAATGCGGTCACCGTCCACCCAGTCCCGCCAGGCACCAGAGCCGATCAGCTTGCCCTCGAAAGCCGGGTGGTCGAGATCTATACCGGTGTCAATGACGGCCACCAGAACGCCGCTGCCCATGCTCGGGGTCTTTGCGTGGGCCTGGGGCAGTCGAATTTGCTGCCAGGCTCCCATGTTCTCGGGAAAGGTGTTGTCCAGTCCTGCCACCGTGGACGCCTGCTGCCCAATGATCCACGCGCCGCGGGAACCAATGATCCACGCACCGCGGGAACCCACCGACTCTGCGATTTTGAAGTTGATGGTGGCCTGTGGGGCAAGCCGCGTACCGTCAGAACCAGCGGTGGTGCCGCAGGCAGACAGCAGGGAGAGGCCGGTGGTGAGCAGCGCCAGATTCCGCAAAAAGTTAGGCATCATGTCAGGTTCTCCTTATCGGTAGAGCTTCACGAGCGACAGGGCGTTCAGGGTGCCGCTGCCCAGTTGCTGGCCGTACACCGGATCCAGTGTGGGCTGCGCGGTGTTCAGCATGTTCTTCAACAGAGCCGTGGACTGGTTCGGATAGAACCCCGTCTGAGAGGTAGAAATAACCAGGGCCGCCACACCGGCAGCCATGGGCGCAGAAAAGGAAGTGCCGCTGGCACGAACGGTAAGTCCTCCAGGAAAGAGGGTCTTGACGTTTTCCCCGATGGCGGTCATCTCTACCTGACCATAGGTACTGAAGCTGGACTTCAGCAGCACTGGGCTCACGCTGCCCACCCCAATCTGACCAATGCCGGTATTGTTCAGGACCATTGAGTTTGCAGCCGGATAGGTGACGGCGGTGTCGCCGGTATTGCCGGTGGAAGAAAAGAAGATGACGCCTTTTTGTGCAGCGGAGCCGATGGCGGTATTCAGGGCCCGGACATCGGTCATGCTTCCCAGGCTGAGGTTGATGATCTTGGCGCCCGCGCTCGTCGCACGCTCAATGGCCGAGATCACGTTTGACACGTCTCCGCTGCCGTCCGGGCTGAGCACCCTCAGAGGCAACAGGGTGGCATTGGGAGCAATCTGCAGGATCACGCCGGCCACAGCGGTGCCGTGACCATATCCGGATGCGTAGGTGCCATCGGTATTCGGGTTGACGTCCTGCGGAACGGTGTCATTGTCGACATAATCATAGTCGTTGTTGAGATCCAGTTTGCCCTGGAAAGCCGGGTGGTTGAGGTCCAGACCGCTGTCTATGACAGCAATCGTGACGCCTTTACCGAGTTCCGGAATAAGCTGTTGCGCGCTGCCGAGGTTGATGCGGTTCCAGATGGCGCTGTTTTCACTGAAACTGGTGTTGGTGGTGGTGCCGCCGGCCCATGCAGTGAAACCACCGGCCCACGCAGTAAAACCGCCCGCCCACGTGGTGAAGCCCTGGGCGCCCACACTGGCGTCGCCCTGTTTGACTTTGACGTTCTTCTCAGCACTGAGGATGTCGCTGCTGGGCTTGTAGCTGTCTACAGCCAGCAGCGCGTACCCCTGTGCGGATTGAAGGCTCAGTAGGGTGCTGCCCGGGTAGGCAGCGGCGAGCTTGGCGGGGGTGGTGGCCGAGGTTGCCTTCACTTGCAGCAGGTATCCCTTGGAACTGCTGCCCTGAGCACCCAGACGGGATGCCGGCTGGTCACTCTGCGGCGCAGGCAGGCTGCTACACGCCGCGAGGAGAAGGGTCAGGACAGCGAGGGGTCCTGTGTGTTTCACGAAAAGTCTCATGGGGCTCCTTATCAAGATCAATCGGCGACAGGCGAAAACAAATCAGTGCGGCCAGAATGCTTGGAATGTGTTGTTGCGCAGACCCTCTGCGCCCATAAGACAAATGTACGGGCGGTTTGTGTCTCCCCTGTGACTATTTCGTGACTCTGGCATACCCCCGGCGGGGGGTACACGATAAGGAAGCGACGAAAGGCGTTGCGCGCTTCCCTGAAACTATGACTGCTGTGTGAATTTATAAAGACTGCCTTAAACGCCTCATAGACCAGCCCGACAGGTGTTGACCCGCTCCTGTTGAGCTGGTTTTCCCAAGCTCTCGCTGCACTTGTATTTAAGGATGAACGGGCCCTGACGCGAACTCTCCACACACCTGGTTCCGACCCGCGGCCTTGGCCTGATACAACCGGGCATCGGCCAGAGACACCAGTTTCTCGTGATTCGGCACCGACAGATCTGCTGCCACACCGATAGACAATGTGACTTCAAGATTGGTCTGCAGTTCATCCCACGCGAAGGAAGTCACGTGATGGGACAGCCGCTCACAGATCCGGATGCCCTGTTGCAGATCCGTCCCAGGCAACACGATCAGGAACTCCTCGCCTCCAAACCGCGCCACAATGTCACTGGGACGCACCACTTCCCGGAACAGGGTGCCCATCTGGCGCAATACCTGATCTCCTACCATGTGTGAGAACCGGTCATTGACCTGTTTGAAGTGGTCCAGATCCACCATGGCCACGGTCAGCGGGATGCCGTCTTCCTTATGGCGCTTGAATTCCCGGGCGAGGACCTGTTCGACGTAGCGGCGGTTGTACAGGCCGGTCAGGTCATCTTCAGACACCTGCCGCTCCAGCAGTTTTGACTGGGTTTCCAGAATGGACAGCAGGTGGGTTTTCTCGGCGTTCAGCCGCTCGAGCGCTTCGTTCGCTGCCGTCAGCTCAATCGAGCGCACCTTGAAGATTTCAGTGTCGGCCTTGGCACGCTCCACCTCCAGTTCAATCGTCAGGGCGCGTGCCTTGAGGGCTGCGTCATGAGCCAACATCTCCTGTTCCGCTGCCCGGTGCAGACGATAGTAGGTCAGCGCTTCATAGGGCTCCTCGCTGGCCTCAGCCACCTGGGCACACGCCTGGTAAACCTCCAGGGTCAGTTTGAGCTGTGCCACAGCATGTGAGATTTCCAGAGCGTCGCGCAGGGCTGCCTGGGCGTCCTGATACTGCCTGGCGTGCAGGTGGGTCAGCCCCAGCTCAAACAGGGCCCACCCTTCCAGGGCCCGGTGGGCAAGGGACCGGGCCGCCGTCAGGGTCAAGGTGAGGGCCTCGGTGCTGGCAGCCAGATCACCGCGCTGCCGGTGCGCTTTTCCCAGGTACAGGCTGGCGGTGGCTTCCAGAAAAACATTGGGAGCTGTTCGCAGTAGCGTGAGCGCACGGGTGGCCAGTTCTACCGCCTCGTCGAACTCACCGCGTTCAAGGGCCAATTCCGCAAGAGTGCCGTTCGTCTGTGCCTCGCCCACAGTATCTTCC comes from the Deinococcus aerophilus genome and includes:
- a CDS encoding phytoene/squalene synthase family protein, which gives rise to MTLSSSDQPPLQAVAYCQRVTQEHSKTFYLGSRFFPLRQRQAVWAVYAACRDGDDIADDTGTGDAVTEAQLNDWWQRVQAAFAGRGGPHPVDTALAWAARTYPIPLSAFAELHEGLRMDLRCHVYRDMDDLTLYCRRVAGVIGFMIAPVSGYNGGEQTLHHALMLGQAMQLTNILRDVGEDLERGRVYLPQSLLDRHGVSRADLERGEVTPEYCALVTELSTLARRWYAEGRVGIPMLHGSARLAVAAAARAYEGILDDLERSGYDNFRRRAHVSGPRKLLMLPRAWWELCAATPLGPRA
- the crtI gene encoding phytoene desaturase family protein — encoded protein: MTAFPTSPDLKSPRACGRKTAVIIGSGIGGLSLGIRLQSLGFDTTILERLDAPGGRAYQKRTDDGYVFDMGPTVITVPHFIEELFASERDRAMLAEPDYPPHTLAEGARVKTGESGGPRTREYVQLVPILPFYRIYFDDGTFFDYDGDPDSTRRQIAELAPEDLEGYERFHEDARAIFERGFLELGYTHFGDVAAMLRVVPDLMRLDAVRTLFSFTSKYFQNPKMRQVFSFETLLVGGNPLSVPAIYAMIHFVEKTWGIHYAMGGTGALVRAFVQKFEELGGQIRYGAGVEEILVRDRRGQPVRRPVGQRTARGVRLEGGEELHADIVVSNGDWANTYLKRVPAAARLVNTDVRVKAARQSMSLLVIYFGFRDDPDRPLQLRHHNIILGPRYEALLTEIFGDKVLGQDFSQYLHVPTLTDPSLAPPGHHAAYTLVPVPHNASGLNWEVEGPKLVERVYTFLEERGYIPDLRARLTHSEFITPDYFAGTLDSHLGNAFGPEPILAQSAYFRPHNRSEDVGNLYMVGAGAQPGGGTPSVMMSAKMTARLIAQDFGIHPDVRDGVPGSAPEHEAAPQTGAAGAAD
- a CDS encoding phage holin family protein — encoded protein: MEERKSMGGALVDVFDAGVTLVKSEINAIIRRLSAVAKAKGLGVVFLLAATGPLILALVFLILFVFYGLMRLGLGAWAAALLIALFSLVVTAVMVMMGIRKLGAEVETEEPHAHKTGPMTEDERLEAQYQAEQAARKRREEQFGTATAGATGTQAVAQPPRPASEGRLDATHNTGRIDPSRDNTSGPGHTVRASVEVPRDPGLYPAGENRFVSEDPKRATVRVEGGTSTVPVYESEADGRAQMYGNTLNEKLDRGEVPAANRAEPGIRTDDHHHDPALQNPVVLKDAPGIRVSTDPTYQEDIKKGKGES
- a CDS encoding DUF808 domain-containing protein produces the protein MSGGLVALLDDVAAIAKLAAASIDDIGAAAGKAGVKAVGVVVDDTAVTPRYVTGFTPERELPIIWRIARGSLRNKVVFILPAALLLSQFVPWIITPILMLGGAYLCYEGAEKLYEAVSGHHDTPDAGVATLSGPAHEEKMVAGAIRTDFILSAEIMAISLAEVTNEPFVSRALILVLVALLITALVYGVVALIVKTDDFGLKLTQSDSGAARSVGRGLVKGMPVVMAALSVIGTAAMLWVGGHILTGGLEEFGFGWPAHTLHDLALSAGHAVPAFAEGTVEWLVETLGSALVGILVGGLIVAVMQLRPRRANAH
- a CDS encoding NAD-dependent succinate-semialdehyde dehydrogenase, which translates into the protein MTTIQNDPVTRSQAYFDGGWHTTPRTFEVFHPGNGQSIGAVADCTADDARRAIDAAEIALKEWRAVNPYVRGQILRRWNDLMLAHKEELARLMTLEMGKPITETRGEVHYAASFIEWCAEEAGRIAGERIPMRFNHKRGFSNAEPVGIVYAVTPWNFPAGMITRKAAPALAAGCVMILKPAEQSPMTALYLAELWLEAGGPANTLQVLPTNDAPAFTAPFMEDRRVRKLTFTGSTAVGRLLYTQAAQTIKRVSLELGGHAPFLIFADADLDKAAREVVGSKFRNAGQTCISTNRVYVQREVAGEFTRLLTEKTARLTLGDPLQDGTGVGPVVEQAGLDKVKAQVADALQRGAKATTGGEATGGLYFQPTVLTDVHPDSLILREETFGPVAPVVVFDTEEEGLRLANDSEYGLAAYAYTSDLGRAWRLAEALEYGIVGINDGTPSNGAPQVPFGGMKNSGVGREGGHWGLDEYLETKFISMGV
- a CDS encoding class I SAM-dependent methyltransferase, translating into MQENLNPDVRGGPRLTLAQRSNSGEITARGYALWRARSLSLLSGVPFGLDREARLFRALCRPQPGEQWLDAGTSAGFYAGVLARAGCRVLAADLSAPMLREAARRETSPQIDWALMNLEASELPGASFDGITVGATLNETHDPARFLAELARLLRPGGQLWLMYVPRTGGPLQALLSRPALGGLNFPDPAWVARQLPGCSLVDGLGMGAVRFGRYLKT